The genomic stretch CGGAATGGGATCGCCGTGCGGATCGAATTGCGGAAAACCAAGCTCGCGGTCAATCGCCTCCACGAACTTCTCCGAGACGGCATGTTCAATGCTTTCGGCTTCGAGATGGACCTCGTCCCAGGTGTAGCCGAGCTTCTGATGGAGATAGGTCTCGATCAGCCGATGCCGCCGGATCAGATTGCGAGCCAGCACCACACCGGATTCCGACAGGCTGATCTCCCGGCGCGGCACATGGTTCACGAGCTTCAACTTGGCGAGCTTCTGAATCATGGCCGTAACCGTAGAATCCCCGACCCCTAAGCCGCGAGCCAGCGTAGAGATTGACAGCTCCTCCCCCCGCTCTGAAAAGCGATAAGACAATAATAAACAATCCTCTGCGGCGCTGGAAAGCATATTCATCACATTGTTTTTCTTAATTCGATTCATCGAAATATACAACTCAATT from bacterium encodes the following:
- a CDS encoding metal-dependent transcriptional regulator; this encodes MNRIKKNNVMNMLSSAAEDCLLLSYRFSERGEELSISTLARGLGVGDSTVTAMIQKLAKLKLVNHVPRREISLSESGVVLARNLIRRHRLIETYLHQKLGYTWDEVHLEAESIEHAVSEKFVEAIDRELGFPQFDPHGDPIPTRESAHDSRKLKRLSEMGVGDHGKVARIVEGKPDALLYLSRLGIGLGTDVEVTYAPAQDEIVHISVEGVQRTLGANVAANIMVE